The Dromaius novaehollandiae isolate bDroNov1 chromosome 5, bDroNov1.hap1, whole genome shotgun sequence genome window below encodes:
- the LOC135328418 gene encoding inverted formin-2-like, whose translation MDLEEENPRVDLSLSPTTCLSEKPQQSPGNTLPPQQGVFPSSPKESAVLALQPLLPAPPPLPPGSKMLPPPLPMPGKNALLLPPPPLCSTPDCNHLACGCAGQPYPKKAKTPTLKMKVFHWQKLPSDVVRQSRSMWAAVAGGSEELVEPDYASLEILFCVPSAAPQEKTGPKPKKPKEITFIGLKKSLLLNIFLKQFKCSNEEIADMIQKGDGSKFDAEILKQLLKLLPEDHEINSLKSCREEKSELANTDQFYLHLLEVPSYQLRIECMLICEETKILLDCLWPKAQAIRRACETLLTSHRLPIFCQLILKVGNFLNYGHHTGDAGGFKISALLRLTETKANQSHVTLLHHILEEVERNHTDLLQLPGDLDFVSKAAGIHFEVMQAEAGANVKKLLEIEKRLLLSTDDLKMQHGKSVQGSISASKDLQKEFANIEKKKEQLADYLCEDRKKLSLEDLFITMKTFRELFLKALQENQERKEQAAKSEKRKKQLKGEEAKRPKGEYGNISTSNKN comes from the exons ATGGACTTGGAAGAGGAGAACCCCAGGGTGGATCTGAGCCTTTCTCCAACAACCTGCCTCTCTGAGAAGCCACAGCAGTCTCCAGGGAACACGTTACCTCCCCAGCAAGGTGTTTTCCCATCCTCCCCAAAAGAGTCAGccgtgctggctctgcagccGTTGCTGCCAGCCCCTCCACCCCTACCCCCTGGATCCAAGATGCTCCCACCACCCCTTCCCATGCCTGGCAAAAACGCCCTGCTGCTCCCACCACCTCCTCTGTGCAGTACTCCTGACTGCAACCATCTTGCCTGTGGATGCGCCGGGCAGCCCTACCCTAAGAAGGCAAAGACACCAACACTGAAGATGAAGGTGTTTCACTGGCAGAAGCTCCCCTCTGATGTGGTGAGAC AAAGCCGCTCCATGTGGGCTGCGGTGGCGGGTGGCAGCGAGGAGCTTGTAGAGCCTGACTACGCCAGCTTGGAGATACTTTTCTGTGTTCCATCAGCTGCACCTCAGGAGAAAACTGGGCCAAAACCAAAGAAACCGAAAGAG atCACATTCATAGGCCTAAAGAAAAGTCTTCTTCTGAATATATTTCTGAAGCAATTTAAGTG CTCCAATGAAGAGATTGCTGACATGATTCAGAAAGGGGATGGCTCCAAGTTTGATGCTGAGATACTAAAACAGCTACTTAAACTGCTGCCCGAAGACCATGAG ataaatagcctgaaatcttgcagagaggaaaaatcagaACTAGCAAATACAGATCAATTTTATCTCCATCTCCTGGAAGTTCCTAG CTACCAGTTGCGGATTGAATGTATGCTGATTTGTGAGGAAACAAAAATTCTGCTGGATTGTCTGTGGCCAAAAGCACAAGCAATCAGGAGAGCCTGTGAAA CCCTTCTTACTAGTCACCGGCTGCCAATTTTCTGTCAGTTGATTCTTAAAGTTGGAAACTTTCTGAACTAT GGGCATCACACTGGAGATGCTGGAGGTTTTAAAATTAGTGCCTTGCTCAGACTAACAGAGACAAAGGCAAACCAAAGCCATGTTACTCTGCTTCACCATATTTTGGAG GAGGTTGAAAGAAACCACACAGATTTGCTGCAGCTTCCTGGTGATCTTGACTTTGTTTCCAAGGCAGCAGG AATCCACTTTGAAGTTATGCAGGCTGAAGCAGGTGCCAATGTGAAGAAACTGTTGGAAATAGAGAAGCGTTTACTCTTGTCAACAGatgatttaaaaatgcagcatGGAAAATCTGTTCAA ggcagtatTAGCGCTTCAAAGGACCTGCAGAAGGAGTTTGCCAACAtcgaaaagaagaaagaacaactTGCTGATTATCTGTGTGAAGACCGAAAAAAACTATCCTTGGAAGATCTATTTATCACAATGAAAACCTTCAGGGAGCTCTTCCTCAAGGCCTTACAG